The following are encoded in a window of Verrucomicrobiia bacterium genomic DNA:
- the queG gene encoding tRNA epoxyqueuosine(34) reductase QueG: protein MSHSLKTALQDLARQLGFSLCRVTQADSPDPEHHLRQWLADGRHGEMQWMARSLPKRENLAAVLPGVRSVVCVAAAYPAPPSSSSASSGFIARYARGPDYHQVMGDKLAQLAAYLDHHAGPGARSLWYVDTGPILERALAQRAGIGFIGKHTQLINRHHGNWLLLGEILTTAALPPDEPERNRCGTCTRCLAACPTRAITAPFTLDARRCISYLTIELKGAIPEEFRPLIGTRIFGCDDCLEVCPWNRFAGDASPLLRQWARPDLQAPDLLELLRLDENGFRQKFHGTPLQRAKRRGLLRNVCVALGNLGNAAALPELARAAQDPEPLIAEHARWAIHRLQSAQSVP from the coding sequence ATGTCTCACTCCCTCAAAACGGCTCTGCAGGATTTGGCCCGTCAGCTCGGCTTCTCTCTCTGCCGCGTAACCCAGGCCGACTCCCCCGACCCCGAACACCATTTGCGCCAATGGCTGGCAGACGGCCGGCACGGGGAGATGCAATGGATGGCCCGCTCCCTGCCCAAACGCGAGAACCTTGCAGCCGTCCTCCCCGGCGTGCGCAGCGTGGTTTGTGTGGCCGCCGCCTACCCTGCTCCACCTTCGTCAAGCTCTGCTTCCTCCGGCTTTATTGCCCGCTATGCCCGCGGCCCTGATTACCATCAGGTGATGGGTGATAAACTGGCTCAACTGGCCGCCTATCTGGACCACCACGCCGGGCCCGGCGCCCGCAGCCTCTGGTACGTGGATACCGGCCCCATCCTGGAACGCGCCCTGGCCCAGCGTGCCGGCATCGGCTTCATTGGCAAACACACCCAGCTCATCAACCGCCACCACGGCAACTGGCTCCTCCTCGGAGAAATCCTGACCACCGCCGCCCTCCCGCCCGACGAACCCGAGCGCAACCGTTGCGGCACCTGCACGCGTTGCCTGGCTGCCTGTCCCACCCGCGCCATCACCGCCCCCTTTACCCTCGACGCCCGACGCTGTATCTCCTATCTCACCATCGAGCTAAAAGGGGCCATCCCGGAGGAGTTCAGACCGCTCATCGGAACACGCATATTTGGCTGTGATGATTGCCTCGAGGTCTGCCCCTGGAACCGTTTTGCCGGTGATGCTTCCCCACTTCTGCGCCAATGGGCCCGCCCTGACTTGCAAGCCCCCGACCTGCTGGAGCTGCTGCGGCTCGACGAAAATGGATTTCGCCAGAAATTTCATGGCACCCCCCTCCAGCGCGCCAAACGCCGGGGCCTGCTCCGCAATGTCTGCGTGGCCTTGGGCAACCTGGGCAACGCCGCCGCCCTGCCTGAACTGGCAAGGGCCGCCCAAGACCCTGAGCCGCTGATTGCCGAACACGCCCGCTGGGCCATCCACCGCCTTCAATCCGCCCAATCTGTTCCTTAA
- a CDS encoding shikimate kinase, whose product MTALRNITNLALIGFMGTGKTTIGRLLAAQLGYEFLDTDQWIENAAGKSIPEIFSQSGEAHFRALEQQLVADLAKRQRTVIATGGGLPCHDDNLERLRQHAYLVCLWASPETIFERVRHNSHRPLLQHPDPLARIRELLAQREPFYRRADLLISSDGRPSREIVQHILHEFLNRQASGG is encoded by the coding sequence GTGACCGCCTTGCGCAACATCACCAACCTGGCGCTCATCGGTTTCATGGGCACCGGCAAAACCACCATCGGCCGCCTGTTGGCTGCGCAGTTGGGCTATGAATTCCTGGATACCGACCAATGGATCGAAAACGCCGCCGGCAAATCCATCCCTGAAATCTTCAGCCAGTCCGGCGAAGCCCACTTCCGCGCCCTGGAACAACAACTGGTGGCCGACCTGGCCAAACGCCAGCGCACCGTCATCGCCACCGGCGGGGGTCTGCCCTGCCATGACGATAATCTCGAACGGCTCCGCCAGCACGCCTATCTCGTTTGCCTCTGGGCCTCTCCCGAAACCATCTTTGAGCGCGTCCGCCACAACTCGCATCGCCCGCTCCTCCAACATCCTGACCCCCTCGCGCGCATCCGTGAGTTGCTGGCCCAACGTGAACCCTTTTATCGCCGGGCAGACCTTCTGATTTCCTCAGACGGACGGCCCTCCCGCGAAATCGTGCAACACATCCTGCATGAGTTTCTAAACCGGCAGGCCAGCGGCGGATGA